The following nucleotide sequence is from Coffea eugenioides isolate CCC68of chromosome 3, Ceug_1.0, whole genome shotgun sequence.
GCTTTTGCAGACATTTTGTCCCAAATCTTACAATTGGTGCTCCGGTCATTGAAAGTCTGAGAAAGCACACTAGGTAAAATCCTTACTTTTTATATCccttttaattaattagtttCAAATTTAAAGCTGACTTCTGCTAATTAAATTTTGTTGGTGATTTTGATGGAAGACTGTTGTAATCTTCTCTTGTAGTGCATATTTGGATTGCCACCTTATGGTTTCAAATCCTCTTGATTATATTGAACCTTTTGGGAAGGCCGGTGCCTCGGGATTTACCTTTCATGTCGAGGCATCAAAAggtaaacttttttttttttttttggtgcaatCTATATTCTCTGGTcacatttttgttttccttttagACTTTAAATTGAGGCCAAACTCCCACAATTTTTCCAGATAATTGGCAAGAACTTATCcaaaaaataaagtcaaaagGCATGAGACCTGGTGTTGCCTTGAAGCCTAAAACACCAATTGAAGAAGTTTATCCACTGGTATATGTCTTATAAGTGTATCTCATACAAGATGTGTCTCATTGGGTTGTACTgctaaaattttcatgtttctTAAACTCTTTTCTCCTGTTACCTTTTGAACATGCGCaatttggaattacttgataaTGATGAGTTGCCATTTGTTTATACAGGTTGAAAATGAAACTCCTGTGGAAATGGTTCTTGTAATGACTGTTGAACCTGGATTTGGTGGGCAAAAATTTATGCCAGAAACAATGGATAAGGTGCTGTACTCTGACACTTCTATCACATGTAGGTGGCCATCATCTTTGCCCTGTTTATTTATTGACGCTGTATTTATCAACTTGCATTTCAGGTTCGCGCACTTCGGCAGAAGTATCCATCTCTTGATATAGAGGTGATTTTCAGCTTTTTCCTGCATTCTCAATGCTTTTAACTAATATTATTAGGATGCTTATCATCCATTTTCTTACTGAAGAACACACAATTCCTTCAGTTCTCTCATTCCAGGCAGAACAAATTGAacacttctttttttcttttagctAGTTTTAACAGTCACAATTTGGTGTTCTTTTATCTTTCTCCCCGTAATAATGTGAACTGTTTCTTGGCTCATTATCAGTTATTTGTCTTGCATACGATTTCTTATTAAACTGTTGAGTTAACCTTTCATAGAAAACTTGAAATTTGGACTGAGTTCTTCTCAATTTGGACGTCTACTTCAATTTTATGCAGGTTGATGGTGGCTTGGGACCTTCAACCATTGATATAGCAGCTTCAGCAGGAGCAAATTGTATTGTTGCTGGAAGTTCGGTATTTGGAGCTTCCGAGCCAGCACAGGTTATATCCCTAATGCGAAAGAGCGTTGAGGAAGCTCAAAAGATCAATTGAGAGTGAGACACCGAAAAATTCATACAGTGATTGAGCAATCATAAATAAACATATCTGCATGCTGTAGCAATTTCATAATAAAAACTACTGTTTGACCACTCTTGTTGTATACTGTGTCTAGATTGAACATTGATATgtgtggcttttttttttttccggtcTTTGGAAGCAATATGTGAGGCGTTGTTGTATAATGTCAAATATAATAATTGTACATTGATGAGTTTCTTATTTTTCATGCTATGGCTATTGTCaaaagggttaattccactttgcacCTTTCAGCTTTGCCTAAATTTCCATTTTAGTTCGTAAAAATGTAAcattttagtccctaaactatAAAATTGGTTCCACTTAAATAACATTATTAAAGGAGTGAGACAGATTTTATGTCCAAGTGGATATACTTTAGGGATTAAAGTGGAACAAATTTGATACTTTAGGAACCAAAATGGACAAATTCTATATTTTATGAACTAAAGTATAAcaagtgtcccattttaaacaGGTTTAAGGGCCAAAGTGAAGATTTGAGTATAGTTAAAGTGTGTAAAGTGGACTTAACATCTGCTCAAGTATTTTAATTAGATGAAGATGGATTTCACAAATTAATTGCTCATTCTAATCAAAATTACATTATTTATAATTTCTCTTATCCAAATACTCCCCAGCAAATGGTGCAACTGAACTAACATCAATATATTTCcaataatattcgataaatCATTTCAATCACAATTGTTTTCTAGTTGGGCTGAGGCTGCTTATATTGTGGGGGACGATTTCAATTGTTTTCTAAATATAAGTATTGGATGCAATTTATGTGTTTCATGGGGAATGAATGAGTACAATTACAAATTAGTAATTGAAAGCAACGCAGCCTCAGTAGGTCAACTAATCAGCAGTACGGAGGACTCAGAGGATtacaaaacagaaaatttagggggaaaaaaagaaaaacaaaaaaatcttaaaaacaTATAAAGGAGGTCAGTTCAATTAATTCAGATTTTTCATGTAAGTTTTCTTATTTATATGAGAAAAAGTTTTAGGAGGTGTGTTCTACAGGTTTTTGTTGTctttgttttgttatttaagTAAGAGTTGTAATCATGTGTACATTCATCCATTTACTCTAGTTAGAGGACAATCAATGATAGGTAGCT
It contains:
- the LOC113766066 gene encoding ribulose-phosphate 3-epimerase, cytoplasmic isoform-like, with the translated sequence MVKPKIAPSMLSSDFANLASEAERMLHCGADWLHMDIMDGHFVPNLTIGAPVIESLRKHTSAYLDCHLMVSNPLDYIEPFGKAGASGFTFHVEASKDNWQELIQKIKSKGMRPGVALKPKTPIEEVYPLVENETPVEMVLVMTVEPGFGGQKFMPETMDKVRALRQKYPSLDIEVDGGLGPSTIDIAASAGANCIVAGSSVFGASEPAQVISLMRKSVEEAQKIN